A section of the Juglans regia cultivar Chandler unplaced genomic scaffold, Walnut 2.0 Scaffold_689, whole genome shotgun sequence genome encodes:
- the LOC109003785 gene encoding uncharacterized protein LOC109003785: protein MKSRLSSFDEGEEDEYGLSKMVHCWWRSAAKFDECVKLKFDLPNVSSLTPRLKVLREMERLALVAPDGLNELRHKLFTYRSGDFWVPTGGINKEDMDIPPTITILLLGFTGSGKSSLVNLMYSVLGRSGLIPFVETSLGRSSDFTSMLMKEHNVLRSMQSGFCVYDSRGFNYDEMGENLEELSSWMTDGVHHNQLCLRLGDGALNNDDMENHSMTSSSRFLKRRVNYAMVVANIAEIYGASKAGDFKPLEAIRELLCCPVLKKTNENPLLILTHGDMLSTEERIEGRLKICEWLGVSETTGVYDIVCLTQYGYLAEESDPVTAYALSEAVYRALLVSDRGHFPKKDMWDWAVLILSWLMCFFATFFAFLADVCSKLGQRNKLL, encoded by the exons ATGAAAAGCCGACTGTCTTCGTTTGATGAAGGAGAGGAAGATGAGTATGGGTTATCGAAAATGGTTCATTGTTGGTGGCGTTCAGCTGCCAAGTTTGATGAATGTGTCAAGCTCAAGTTTGACCTCCCAAATGTCTCAAGCCTAACACCTAGGCTTAAAGTGCTAAGGGAGATGGAAAGGTTGGCTTTGGTTGCACCTGACGGGCTGAACGAGCTTCGGCACAAGCTTTTCACGTATCGTTCTGGTGATTTTTGGGTGCCTACGGGGGGGATCAACAAGGAAGACATGGACATTCCTCCAACTATTACAATTCTCTTGCTGGGTTTTACTGGTTCAGGCAAAAGCTCACTCGTGAACCTTATGTACAGTGTTCTTGGGCGCTCTGGTCTTATACCATTCGTTGAAACATCACTAG GGAGATCTTCCGATTTCACCTCTATGCTTATGAAAGAGCATAATGTGTTGAGGTCTATGCAAAGCGGGTTTTGTGTGTATGATTCAAGGGGCTTTAATTATGATGAAATGGGTGAGAATCTTGAAGAATTGTCGAGTTGGATGACTGATGGTGTTCATCATAATCAGCTATGCTTGAGGTTGGGAGATGGTGCATTGAACAATGATGATATGGAAAATCACTCCATGACTTCATCTTCAAGATTCCTCAAAAGGAGAGTGAACTATGCAATGGTGGTGGCTAATATAGCAGAGATCTATGGAGCTTCAAAAGCAGGTGATTTCAAGCCACTGGAGGCCATCAGAGAACTCTTGTGCTGTCCTGTTCTTAAAAAAACCA ATGAGAACCCTCTACTGATCTTAACACACGGAGACATGTTATCGACAGAGGAGAGGATCGAGGGCCGGCTAAAGATATGTGAATGGCTAGGTGTGTCAGAGACAACTGGGGTGTATGATATTGTGTGCCTCACACAATATGGATATCTTGCAGAAGAATCAGACCCTGTCACAGCCTATGCCTTATCTGAAGCTGTTTATAGAGCGTTGCTTGTATCGGATAGGGGTCACTTTCCGAAGAAAGATATGTGGGACTGGGCAGTGCTCATATTGTCGTGGCTAATGTGCTTCTTTGCAACTTTCTTCGCTTTCCTGGCTGATGTTTGCTCCAAACTCGGGCAGAGGAATAAACTGTTGTGA